The genome window TTCCACGGTTATGAAACCCCGCGCGGCACCACCTACAACAACTTCCTCATCATGGACGAGGAAATCACCCTCATCGATACGGTGAAGTACGATTTCGCCGACCTGACCATCAAGAACATCGCCGGAATTGTCGATCCGGCACGGATCAAGAACATCATCATCAACCACATCGAAAACGACCACGCGTCCAGCCTTGACCGGATCATGGCCCTGGCTCCCCAGGCGACAATCTACATATCCGAAAAGGGTCGTAAAGGCCTTGAGCGGTTCTTCGACCTTTCAAACTGGAGCGTCAAAACGGTCAAGACCGGCGACACCCTCTCCATCGGCTCCCGCACCCTGGAGTTCCTGGAAACCCCCATGCTCCACTGGCCCGACTCCATGGTGACCTATTCGCGCCAGGACCGTATCCTGTTCACCCAGGATGCGTTCGGCCAGCACGTGGCCTCGGCCAGCCGGTTCGACGACGAATTCGAGAAGAGCGATTCGGCCGCTGAACTCGAAGACGCCGTCGTCGACTACTACGCCAACATCCTGATGCCTTTCGGCCAGATGATCAAAACCAAGATAGCGGAAATCCAGGCAAAGGGATTCGACATCGACATCATCGCACCGGACCACGGCCTCATCTGGCGTGCCAACCCGGGCAAGGTCCTCAATATGTACCTGGACATGGCCAATGGAAAAGCGAACGAATCGGTCGCCATCATCTACGACACCATGTGGCAGAGCACCGAGAAGATGGCGGTCCCCATTGCCGAGGGAATCAGGGCCGAAGGGCTCGACTGCCGCGTCGTAAAGCTGCGGGCCACCCCCATGAGCGTCGCCATCAAGGAGTTCTGGAAATCGCGCGGCGCCCTCATCGGCTCGCCGACCCTGAACAACATCCTCTACCCCTCCGTGGCCGAATTCCTGACCCACCTGCGGGGACTGCGGCCCAAGAACCGGCTCGTGGGCGCCTTCGGCAGCTACGGTTGGGGCGGAGGCGCGGTGCGGGACGCCTATGAAGAATTCAAGAAAATGGGACTGCAGGCCGTCGAGCCGGGATACCAGATACCCTATCGTCCTTCCCGGGCCGACGAGGAGGGCGCCTTCGAATTCGGTCGCACCTTTGCCCGGCAGGTCATCGAGTACCACAAGGGATTCTGACCCCCGTGGCCCCGTAAATTCGCACCGGAACGGGCGCGGCCCCGCGTGCCCCGCCTGTTCCGGCTTTCTTGCGCTTTGCTGCACGAACCTGTATCATCGAACCCCATGGACCTGAAGTACGGCGACACTTCATTCCCCCTGGCAATCCCCCCCGAGCGTCTCATGGGCGTCATCCGCCCGTCGGCGCCCGACCCGGACGGCGACCCGGCAGCCATCATCTCCGAAGCCCTGGACCGCTGCGCCGACACCATCGCCACCTTCAGGCCGGGCGAACGTGTCGTCATCGTCACCTCGGACATCACCCGCTACACCGGGAGCGAGATCTACCTCCCGCTCCTGGTGGAGCGTCTTGCGGCCGCAGGTATCCGGGAGCGCGACATGGAAATCGTCGTGGCCCTCGGCATCCACCGCAAGCAGATGAAACACGAACATCGGCGGATCGCGGGCCCCCTCTACGGCCGGATTCGCATCACGGACCACGAGTGTGACGACCCCGGCAAGCTCGTCATGGTCGGCCGCACATCCACCGGCATCGACGTGGTGGTGAACCGCACGGTGGCGGAGGCCGACCGGGTGATCCTCACCGGAGCCATCGGCTTCCACTACTTTGCCGGCTTCGGCGGAGGACGCAAGAGCATCCTGCCAGGCGTGGCAGGCCGTGCCAGTTGCATGGCGAGCCATTTCGCCGTTCTGAATCCCGGCGAAGGCACCGGCAGAAACCCTCTGGCCACCACCGGCAACCTGGAAGGCAACCCGGTCCACCGGGCCATGGTCGAGGCCTGTGCCATGGTGGCCCCCGAATTCATCCTGAACACGGTCCTGTCCCCCGCCAAGCGAATCATCGCCGCCTTTGCCGGCCACTGGCGCGAGGCACACGAAGAGGGGTGCCGTTTCTATGCCGAACGGTTCTCCTTTCCCCTGGAGAAGCAGGCTGACCTGGTGGTCGTTTCCTGCGGCGGCTACCCCAAGGACATCAACGTCATCCAGTCCCACAAGTCCATGGAGTACGGCTGTCAGGCCCTCCGCAGGGGAGGCGTCATGATCCTGCTGGCCCAGTGCCGGGACGGCTACGGCAATGCAACGTTCTTCGACTGGTTCCGGTTCCGGGACTGGATGCCTTTGAAGCGCGGCTGCGAAGCCACTACGAAATCAACGGCCAGACCGCTTACTCGCTGCTGCAAAAGGCCCGAACCTTCAGCATCATCCTGGTTTCTGACCTTCCCCCGGAGGAGGTGCGGGCCATGGGAATGACCCCCGCCAGGACCCTCGACGAGGCCATGGCAACGGCGACGGGCCTGCTCCCGGCCGACTATGCCGCCTACGTCATCCCCGAGGGGGGGACGGTGCTGCCGATAACGATGTAGGGGCAAACCTCGTGTTTGCCCGATCTTGGGCGATCACAAGGATCGCCCCTACAAAGGACATTGCAACAATGATTGATTCCCGCATCATTCAAGAATTGAAACTAATCGTCGGCACCGACAACGTGGCGACCGACCGCCAGGATCTGCTCTGCTACGGCTATGACGCCACCCAGATGGAATTTCTCCCCGACGCCGTGGTCCACCCGGGCTCGCCGGAGGAGATCGCCGCCATCCTGAAGCTGGCCAATGCGGAGCGCTTTCCGGTCTTTCCCCGGGGCGCCGGCAGCGGCTTCACCGGCGGCGCGCTCCCCAAGGGGGGCGGCATCGTCCTGGTCGTTACCCGGCTGAACCGCATCCTCCGCATCGACACCGAGAACCTGGTCGCCGAGGTGGAGCCGGGTGTCGTCACGGAGCAGTTCCAACAGGAGGTGGAAAAGCTGGGGCTCTTCTACCCCCCCGATCCGGCCTCCCTCAAGTTTTCCACCTTGGGCGGCAACGTGGCCGAGAACGCCGGCGGCCCCCGCTGCGTCAAGTACGGCGTCACCCGCGACTTCGTCATGGGTCTGGAAGTGGTGCTTCCCACCGGCGAGATCATCCGCACCGGCGGCGAAACCTACAAGGGAGTGGTCGGATACGACCTGACCCGCCTCCTGTGCGGCAGCGAGGGAACCCTCGGGATCATCACCAAGATCATCTTCAAGCTGTTGCCGCTGCCCGAGGCCAAGAAGACCATGCTGACCATCTTCGATTCCATCGACGGCGCGGCAAAGGCGGTCTCCACGATAATCGGCAACAAGATCATTCCCACGACCCTCGAGTTCATGGACCACGCCACCCTTCAGTGCGTGGAGAAGCGCTTCAATCTGGGGATTCCGGCAGAGGGGCGGGCGGTGCTCCTGATCGAGGTGGACGGAGACCGGGACCTGATCGAAAAGCAGGCGGCACGCATCCAGGACCTGATCAGGCCCCTGGGCCTCGTGGAATGCAAGATCGCCCGGGACGCGGCCGAATCCGAGGCCCTCTGGAAGGTGCGGCGCCTGGTGTCGCCATCGTTGCGGGACGTGAATCCGGACAAGTTCAACGAGGACATCGTGGTCCCGCGCTCGAAAGTACCGGACGTCATCCGCGCCATCGACAGGATCCGGCAGAAGTACGACATTCCCATCGTCAACTTCGGCCATGCGGGCGACGGCAACATCCACGTCAACGTCATGGTCGACAAATCCGTGGCCGGGCAGGAGGAAAAGGCCCATCAAGCCATCGGTGAAATCTTCCAGGCCGCCCTGGACCTGAACGGTACCATGTCCGGCGAACACGGTGTTGGCCTGGCCAAGCAGCCTTACATCCACCTGGAGCTGAAGCCGGCCCAGGTGGCGGCCATGCAGGCCGTCAAGAAGGCTTTGGACCCGAACGACATCCTCAATCCTGGGAAGATGTTCCCGAGAGAAGATTGAAGGATAAATTCTTCTTTTCAACACAGAGCAACAGAGAAACCTTTTTCCCGAACATAGCTCAGTTGCTCGGCTGCTCTGTGTTTCATAAGGGCTTTTTATGATTCAGAAGGACTCAAACGTGTCTGCCTTGCAGCGAGTCGAAAACGAATTGAAGAAATGCGTCAAGTGCGGCGCCTGCCGCGCCCATTGCCCGGCCTTTGCAGCCTGGCAGCGTGAGCCGGCCGTGGCCCGCGGCAAGGTGGCCGTTGCCCAGCACATCCTCAAGGGGGACGTGGGGCTGGACGACCAGACCTACGCGATCATGTCCAAGTGCCTGCTCTGCGGCAGTTGCGTGGAAAAGTGCCCCAATGACGTGCCCACCGACGAGATCGTCGTCACCGCCCGGGAAGTCCTGGCCCGGCGCCGCGGGCTCACCACCTTCCACAAGGCCGTGGGGCAGGTCATTAAGAACCGCCGGCTGATGTCCTTCGGAGCCCTTGCCGCCGCAATCCTGGGGCCGCTCTTTTTCCGCAAGGTCCCCCAGACCTCGGGGCTGCGGCTCCGTTTCCCCCTTCCCTTTGTGGGAAACCGTCGCCACATTCCCCAGATCGCCCGCAAGCCCTTCATGGACCGCCATCCGGAGGTCATTCAGGGCGAGCCGGGCAAACCCCGCGTTGTCTTCTACGTGGGCTGCATGACCAACTTCGTCTACACCGAAGTGGGCGAGGCAGCCCTGGCCCTGTTCCGCCACCTGGGATGCACCGTCATCATCCCCAAGGGACAGGGATGCTGTGGTCTTCCGGGCATGTCCGGCGGCGACCTGGACACTGTCCGCGGCCTTGCCGAACAGAACCTGGCGGCCCTCGAGAAGTATGAGGCCGACTATGTCATGACTGCCTGCGCCACCTGCGGCGGGGCGCTCCACAAATTCTACCCCGCCCTCATCGGCAAGCGGCACCCGGAGCTGGCAACGCGGATCAGGGCCATTGCCGACAAAACGGTCGACGCGGCCCAACTCCTCCAGCAGCTCGGGCTGCATCCGGAGGAAACGGGGGTGGGCGAGCGCCTGAAGATCACCTACCACGACCCCTGCCACCTGCGGACCAGGAACATCACCCGCCAGCCCCGCGAACTACTGAAAGGCTCTCCCGGGGTCGAACTCGCGGAGATGGAGGGTGCCGACAAATGTTGCGGACTTGGCGGCACCTTCAATGTCTATCACTATGACGCGTCCCTGAAGATCAATGAGGGAAAGAGCGCGGCCATCGAAAAGACCGGTGCCGACGCGGTCGTCACCGGTTGTCCCGGCTGCATGATGCAGCTCTCCGACGGGCTCAAGCAGCGGGGTAACCGCACCCGTGTCATGCATACCCTTGAAGTGCTCGCCCGGGCGCTCGGAAAGTAATCGATTCAGGGGAGCGGGGGTGCACGCCCCGCTCCCCTATCCACATGCTCCCGAAAAAATCGTTCTAGTTCTCCCAATGCCCCGTTGAGACGCTCTCCCTCCCCCCCGTGCCATCGCTCACCCGCCATAAACTCTTAAGCCAAGATAAAAATTCTTTTATTGACATTACACGGTTGATTGAGGTATTACACAATCGAATAAAAACCAGTTCTATTTCTTAAAACACAACGGCGTAAAATAAAAACAAGGAACCGGTGCGCCGACACCGCTTCCGTCTGCCGACGACGTTGTGGGTGTTCCGGAGAGGTGGATGACCGAGTATAATATCGGGGCAAAAATCAAAAAGCTCCGTCTCGCCAAAAAGCTGACGCTCCAGGCGGTGGCGCGCGAAACCGGTTTTTCCCCGGCCCTCATCTCCCAAATCGAGAACAACAACGTTTCTCCGCCCATTGCCACCCTTTCGAAGATCGCCAAGTTCTTCGATGTGAAGATCAGCCTTTTCTTCTCAGAGGATGAGGAGGAGCACCGCTACGAAGTGGTGCGCCGGGGTGAACGCAAGGTCATCCCGCGCGTTATCTCCCGGGCCGGAACCAGCCAGGGCTACTCCTACGAATCACTCTCCTTCCGCAAGCAAAACAAAAAAATGGAGCCGTTTCTGCTGACGGTCACTGAAAAGGCCGCAGAAGAAAACACCTACAGCCATGACGGCGAGGAGTTTCTGTTCGTCATGAAGGGAACGGCTGAGCTTTTGCTTGAGGATGAGCGCGTCGTCCTGGAAGAGGGTGACTGCGTCTACTTTGATTCCTCCCTGAAACATCGCCTCCTTTCCAAGGACGGCAGTGAAGTACAGGTCCTCGCCGTAGTCACCCGTTGAACGGGTACCATCCGAACAGGTTCATGGGGCCGGTCCGCTACACGTGCCCCTTTTTTTATACAACTCACCGTATACGGCAGATGCATTTACGGGTCACGGCCCGCACGGGACGGGTACCCCGGGCTACTTATGTTGGAATCCATTACGCAGAGGAGGATGTGTGAATGAAGTGTGAAGCACGGCAGTCGCATGCAGCTAAATCCACGTACCGGAAGGATTGCGGAGATGTCCATGAAAGCAACTAAACCGTCATTGAACAACCCCTTTGACCCGCCCGAGAAAGTGGAGTTCACCATCCCGGGGGAGATTTCACGCACGACCGGTCCCTATGAAGAAGCCATGAAGGAAGGGTACGACCTGATCCAGCGCCCTATCAAATCGGTCAGCATCGATCAGATCGAAAAGCAGCACTTCAAAAAGCGGATGACCGTATGGGAGCGGATCAAGGTGCTCACCGACAAGGAGCCCAACGTCCTCTACCAGAACTGGGGCAAAAA of Geobacter anodireducens contains these proteins:
- a CDS encoding MBL fold metallo-hydrolase; this translates as MKAVEIRQGVFWVGAVDWAVRDFHGYETPRGTTYNNFLIMDEEITLIDTVKYDFADLTIKNIAGIVDPARIKNIIINHIENDHASSLDRIMALAPQATIYISEKGRKGLERFFDLSNWSVKTVKTGDTLSIGSRTLEFLETPMLHWPDSMVTYSRQDRILFTQDAFGQHVASASRFDDEFEKSDSAAELEDAVVDYYANILMPFGQMIKTKIAEIQAKGFDIDIIAPDHGLIWRANPGKVLNMYLDMANGKANESVAIIYDTMWQSTEKMAVPIAEGIRAEGLDCRVVKLRATPMSVAIKEFWKSRGALIGSPTLNNILYPSVAEFLTHLRGLRPKNRLVGAFGSYGWGGGAVRDAYEEFKKMGLQAVEPGYQIPYRPSRADEEGAFEFGRTFARQVIEYHKGF
- a CDS encoding Cro/Cl family transcriptional regulator produces the protein MTEYNIGAKIKKLRLAKKLTLQAVARETGFSPALISQIENNNVSPPIATLSKIAKFFDVKISLFFSEDEEEHRYEVVRRGERKVIPRVISRAGTSQGYSYESLSFRKQNKKMEPFLLTVTEKAAEENTYSHDGEEFLFVMKGTAELLLEDERVVLEEGDCVYFDSSLKHRLLSKDGSEVQVLAVVTR
- a CDS encoding glycolate oxidase subunit GlcD, producing MIDSRIIQELKLIVGTDNVATDRQDLLCYGYDATQMEFLPDAVVHPGSPEEIAAILKLANAERFPVFPRGAGSGFTGGALPKGGGIVLVVTRLNRILRIDTENLVAEVEPGVVTEQFQQEVEKLGLFYPPDPASLKFSTLGGNVAENAGGPRCVKYGVTRDFVMGLEVVLPTGEIIRTGGETYKGVVGYDLTRLLCGSEGTLGIITKIIFKLLPLPEAKKTMLTIFDSIDGAAKAVSTIIGNKIIPTTLEFMDHATLQCVEKRFNLGIPAEGRAVLLIEVDGDRDLIEKQAARIQDLIRPLGLVECKIARDAAESEALWKVRRLVSPSLRDVNPDKFNEDIVVPRSKVPDVIRAIDRIRQKYDIPIVNFGHAGDGNIHVNVMVDKSVAGQEEKAHQAIGEIFQAALDLNGTMSGEHGVGLAKQPYIHLELKPAQVAAMQAVKKALDPNDILNPGKMFPRED
- a CDS encoding lactate dehydrogenase, translated to MIQKDSNVSALQRVENELKKCVKCGACRAHCPAFAAWQREPAVARGKVAVAQHILKGDVGLDDQTYAIMSKCLLCGSCVEKCPNDVPTDEIVVTAREVLARRRGLTTFHKAVGQVIKNRRLMSFGALAAAILGPLFFRKVPQTSGLRLRFPLPFVGNRRHIPQIARKPFMDRHPEVIQGEPGKPRVVFYVGCMTNFVYTEVGEAALALFRHLGCTVIIPKGQGCCGLPGMSGGDLDTVRGLAEQNLAALEKYEADYVMTACATCGGALHKFYPALIGKRHPELATRIRAIADKTVDAAQLLQQLGLHPEETGVGERLKITYHDPCHLRTRNITRQPRELLKGSPGVELAEMEGADKCCGLGGTFNVYHYDASLKINEGKSAAIEKTGADAVVTGCPGCMMQLSDGLKQRGNRTRVMHTLEVLARALGK